The Cetobacterium somerae sequence CTGAAGAGCTTAAAAAACCTATAAAATATATAGGAGTAGGAGAGGGAATAGAAGATTTAAGAGAGTTTAATAGTAAAGAGTATATACAAGCAATTTTTGATTAATATATTAAAAAAAATAGAATTTCTGTTGTAAATATATATAAAATTTGTTAATATATAGTTGAAAATTATGAGCACTATTACAGTATAGTTAAAAATGTGCAATTTATTTAATAAAAATCAAGGAGGACTTAAAGTGAGCATTATAGTTCAAATTAAAGAAAAAGCAAAAACTTTAGGAAACAAAATAGTTCTTCCTGAGGCTACTGATGAGAGAGTAATCAGAGCAGCTGCAGGAGTAGTTGAGGAGAAGTTAGGAACTCCAGTATTAATAGGAAATGTAGAAACAATAAAAACATTTGCTACAAATTTAGGAGTATCTTTAGATGGTGTTGAAATTATTGATCCCAAAACTACTGATAAATTAGCTTCATATGTTGAGAAACTTTGTGAGTTAAGAGCAAAAAAAGGAATGACTCCAGAAGAAGCAGAAAGATTATTAACAACTGATGTTAACTTCTTTGGTGCTATGATGGTTAAAATGGGAGATGTAGCAGGGATGGTTTCAGGATCAGACTCACCTACAGCAAATGTTTTAAGAGCTGGATTACAAGTTGTTGGAACAAAGCCAGGAGTAAAAACAGTATCATCAGTATTTTTAATGGAGTTAAAGCATAATGTAGAGACTTATGGAGAAATCTTAGTATTTGGAGACTGTGCTGTAATTCCAGAACCTACATCAGAGCAATTAGCTGATATTGCATCAGAAGCAGCAGTAACAGCATCTACAGTAGCTGGATTAGATCCAAAAGTTGCACTTATGTCATTCTCTACAAAAGGATCAGCAAAGCATGATTCAGTAGACGTTGTAAAAAGAGCTGGAGAAATTTTAAGAGAAAGAAATGCTGATTTCGCGTTTGAAGAGGAATTACAAGCAGATGCTGCTTTAGTAGCATCAGTAGGAGTTAAAAAAGCTCCAAATTCAAAAGTAGCTGGGCATGCTAATGTATTAATATTCCCTAATTTAGCAGCAGGAAATATCGGATATAAATTAGTTCAAAGACTAGCTAATGCAGAGGCATATGGTCCATTAATTCAAGGGTTAGCAGCTCCGATAAACGATTTATCAAGAGGATGTTCAGTTAAAGATATCATAGATTTAACTGCAATAACATCAGTACAAGCTGGAAAGTAATAGATGACGATTTAAATTAAGGTAAAAATCCGTAAGGAGTTTTAACTCCTTACGAATTAAATATATTAAAATAAAAAAATAAAATTAAGGTGGTAAATTTAATGAAAGTTTTAGTTATTAACTGTGGTAGTTCATCTCTAAAGTACCAATTATTAAATCCTGAATCGGGAGAGCTTTTTGCAATTGGACTTTGTGAAAGAATAGGAATCGAAGGATCAAAAATGGAGTATGAAACTCCAGCTAACGATTTTGAAATCGAAATAAAGCAAGATATGCCAACTCATAAGGAAGCTTTAGAGTTAGTAATAAATGCTATTACAAATCCAGAGTATGGAGTAATAAAATCAGTAGAAGAGATTGATGCAATAGGTCACAGAGTAGTACACGGTGGAGAGAAATTCGCTTCATCAGTATTAGTAACTCCAGAAGTTATGGCAGCTATGGAAGAGTGTTCAGAGTTAGCACCATTACATAACCCTGCAAACTTATTAGGAATTAGAACAATGCAAGAATTAATGCCAGGAAAGCCAAATGTTGGAGTATTTGATACATCATTCCACCAAACAATGCCAAAAGAAGCATACATGTATGCATTACCATATGAGGATTATACAGAATTAAAAGTTAGAAAATATGGATTCCACGGAACATCTCATAAATTTGTTTCAGGAGTAGCTCAAGAATTATTAGGAAATCCAGCTGAATCAAAAATAATCGTTTGTCACTTAGGAAACGGTGGATCAATATCTGCAGTTAAAAATGGTAAATGTATTGATACAACTATGGGATTAACTCCATTACAAGGAATTATGATGGGAACTAGATGTGGAGATATCGATCCAGCAGCAGTTTTATTCATAAAAAATAAAAGAGGATTATCAGATAAAGAAATGGACGACAGAATGAATAAGCAATCTGGAATCTTAGGAGTATTTGGAGAGTCTTCAGACTGTAGAGATATGGAAATCGCAGCAGCAGCAGGAAATGAAAGAGCATTATTAGCTGAGAATATGTTTGCTTACAAGATAAGAGGATATGTTGGAAACTATGCAGCTCAAATGGGTGGAGTAGACGCAATTTGCTTCACAGGAGGAATTGGAGAGAATTCTGGAAAAGTTAGAGAAGACGTTTTAAGAGGATTAGAGTTTATCGGAGTTGAATTAGATAAAGAAGTTAACTCTAAGAGACAAAAAGGAAATGTTCTTTTAACTAAAGAAACATCTAAGGTAAAAGCATTCAAAATACCTACAAATGAAGAGTTAGTAATAGCTAGAGATACTTACGAAATTGTAAATGCTACAAAGTAATAAGTGTTGAAAGTTGTTTAATAAATAAACATATTAGTCAGTAAAAAATTATATTTGGTTGAATTAGTTTAAAAATTTCTTAAAAAAATCGAGAACTTTAATTGACAATTAATAAGAATACTCGTAAAATAGAGTTAACTTTAGAGTCAATTAAAAAAGGGAGGACAATTCAAATGGCTAAAAAAATGCAAACTATGGATGGTAACCAAGCTGCAGCATATGCATCATATGCTTTTACAGAAGTAGCAGGTATTTATCCAATAACTCCATCATCGCCAATGGCTGAGTACACTGACGAGTGGGCATCAAGAGGAATGAAAAATATGTTTGGAGTTCCAGTAAAAGTTGTTGAAATGCAATCAGAGGCAGGAGCAGCTGGAACAGTTCACGGATCTTTACAGGCAGGAGCTTTAACTACAACATATACAGCATCACAAGGATTACTATTAAAAGTGCCTAATATGTATAAAATAGCTGGAGAACTTTTACCAGGAGTTATCCACGTATCAGCAAGAGCGTTAGCAGCACAAGCGTTATCAATATTTGGTGATCAC is a genomic window containing:
- the pta gene encoding phosphate acetyltransferase: MSIIVQIKEKAKTLGNKIVLPEATDERVIRAAAGVVEEKLGTPVLIGNVETIKTFATNLGVSLDGVEIIDPKTTDKLASYVEKLCELRAKKGMTPEEAERLLTTDVNFFGAMMVKMGDVAGMVSGSDSPTANVLRAGLQVVGTKPGVKTVSSVFLMELKHNVETYGEILVFGDCAVIPEPTSEQLADIASEAAVTASTVAGLDPKVALMSFSTKGSAKHDSVDVVKRAGEILRERNADFAFEEELQADAALVASVGVKKAPNSKVAGHANVLIFPNLAAGNIGYKLVQRLANAEAYGPLIQGLAAPINDLSRGCSVKDIIDLTAITSVQAGK
- a CDS encoding acetate/propionate family kinase, producing MKVLVINCGSSSLKYQLLNPESGELFAIGLCERIGIEGSKMEYETPANDFEIEIKQDMPTHKEALELVINAITNPEYGVIKSVEEIDAIGHRVVHGGEKFASSVLVTPEVMAAMEECSELAPLHNPANLLGIRTMQELMPGKPNVGVFDTSFHQTMPKEAYMYALPYEDYTELKVRKYGFHGTSHKFVSGVAQELLGNPAESKIIVCHLGNGGSISAVKNGKCIDTTMGLTPLQGIMMGTRCGDIDPAAVLFIKNKRGLSDKEMDDRMNKQSGILGVFGESSDCRDMEIAAAAGNERALLAENMFAYKIRGYVGNYAAQMGGVDAICFTGGIGENSGKVREDVLRGLEFIGVELDKEVNSKRQKGNVLLTKETSKVKAFKIPTNEELVIARDTYEIVNATK